The genomic DNA CtattttccaacttttttttgttgttgttgctcaaAGCCTCAAACTACTTTTCAACTTCTAAATTTAGACGAGTATAAATGAGTCACGAAAAATTCTGATGGGTGTTATATAATTATGACATTCATCTTTCTTATAAGAAAAGTTAATACTAGTTCGTGATAATTACTAACTCTTCGTATCTTTAAACAGACGGTAGACCAACgtgatatataaaaagaaaaaaggagtcGAATCTGACAAATCTTAgatatgtttagaaaaaaaaaattattttacattaaaCTGTTTGGTGTGTAACACTGTGACAATTTGATTAAACAATGACTGattatgaattattatttacaaaaattttttaaaaaatgtgattacagcctcataatatttattttccagTCTCCTCCACGAGTCACGACGCTGTAATGATGTCTCTTTTATAGTCTTTACTTCTTCCTCACTACaggcacacacacacacacagagaacAAATCTCCGTTCTGTTTTCCTGTCTCTCTGCTTTTTAGTCTTCTGCGTTTGTTCTTTGTGTCGTCGCCAAAGCCAGTTTCCTTCACAGAGCTTTTCTTTCAAGAACCTGTGGTCCCGAACTCAggtttttgtctctctctttagtTCCTTACTTAGTTGAAAAAATggaactcttttgttttgttttgttgatttcaaTGGTTGTAGATTGGATCTGTACAATAGAACAAGTTTGTGGTTTGAATTTGCCGATTAATTCGTGGGAGTTACTACCTTGGTATGTTTCTAGTGTTGGGTTTAGTAAAGTTtgaacctttttatttttatttttttatagcaTTGGTTTTTTCACCTAAAGATTTAAGGTTTGCTATCAACCAGTTGCTTCATTTAATCCTCCCTCCTCTGTAATTGAATATACTTTTCTATTGGGTACTTGATTAGTTGATTTTGGTTGGGTATGAGTAGTTAAGTACAAGAACCCAATCAAGTAGTTTGTAGTCAAGTGTTTAGCTGAAGTAGTTGATCCTTAACTATTAGCTGTTTTGTTAACCAGAATATTTTCTCATCCATCTCAGGTTTAGAGCAGCATTTGCTTTATACATACAAGCTGTATTGGTGATAAACGAAACAGACTCTGAGATGGCTTCTGGGAATTTGATTAAGGCTATAATTAGATTGAAGAGGGGTAAACAAAGGAGCATCAAGAACGAAAAGGTATatgtttatttcttcttcatattgGCATGAAACAAATACTGAGTTGTGTTTTTATTAAAGGTGTTCTCTGTGACACAGGGATTTGTTAAACCTAAAGCTTCCAAGAAGAAGGGTACTCTTTCTTCATCACTAGTTACTCGTACTGAGGATTGGGCTGCAACTCGGATTCAGACTGCTTTTAAAGCCTATAAGGTTCATTGAGTTGTTTGGTTTCCAAATTTATTAGCATgatttttacattttacattgGAAATTTTAAGGGATCTTGTGTTGTGGTCTTTTGCTTTGCACAGGCTAGAAAAAGCTTACGGCGTCTAAAGGGAATTGCAAGAGCAAAGTTATCTACTGAGAAGCACTCTGTGAAGAACCAAGCGGTGGTCACATTGAGGTATCTTCACTCATGGAGTAAAATACAGTCAGAGATAAAGGCTCGCCGAGTTTGCATGGTTACCGAATGGCGACTCAAGAATAAGAGATTAGAGCATCAGCAAAAGCTTGAGGCAAAGCTTCATGATGTTGAAGTAAGCTTTTATATCTTAGTTCCAGAGACACATCTTGTTTCCCCTCAAATTCTTCTTGAGCTGTTTAAAGCTCAGGCTGAGTTTTTATCATCTGTAAACAAATGAACTTAGAAGTGATACAAATGATGCAGGTTGAGTGGAATGGTGGGTCAGAGACAAAAGATGAAATCTTGGAGAGGATACTTCAAAGGGAAGAAGCAACGATCAAGCGGGAAAGGGCTTTAGCATATGCCTTCTCTCATCaggtatattttaaaaacaggTTCTTTCTTGTTTGCTGCTTTGGATGTGAGAAGAAAAGTTTTTAATCTATGGCCTTCATAACAGTGGAAAGCCGATGGTAAGACTCAGTGGCTGGGGAGTTATGAACTGGGCAACACTAATTGGGGTTGGAGCTGGAAAGAGCGTTGGATTTCAGCTCGGCCTTGGGAAGTAAGATATACAGCGACTCCTAAGAAACCGAAGAGCTCAAAGACATTTTGCAAAAGTGAGACTAACTCAAATTCACCAGCAAAGAGAGTAATGTCATTATCATCAGTTCCAGCCAAAGCTTCATCCTTGGGAACTAGAAACACAGTGAAACCACGGAGATTGTCATTTCCCGGTGCGTGAAGCGAAGTTAACTTTGTCTGCGTCTAAAGAGTATACACGTACACTTGAAGATTGAGGGTATAATTTATTTGGTCTTATGTGTTTCTCTGG from Camelina sativa cultivar DH55 chromosome 7, Cs, whole genome shotgun sequence includes the following:
- the LOC104700041 gene encoding protein IQ-DOMAIN 1-like, with the protein product MASGNLIKAIIRLKRGKQRSIKNEKGFVKPKASKKKGTLSSSLVTRTEDWAATRIQTAFKAYKARKSLRRLKGIARAKLSTEKHSVKNQAVVTLRYLHSWSKIQSEIKARRVCMVTEWRLKNKRLEHQQKLEAKLHDVEVEWNGGSETKDEILERILQREEATIKRERALAYAFSHQWKADGKTQWLGSYELGNTNWGWSWKERWISARPWEVRYTATPKKPKSSKTFCKSETNSNSPAKRVMSLSSVPAKASSLGTRNTVKPRRLSFPGA